A genomic segment from Microtus pennsylvanicus isolate mMicPen1 chromosome 21, mMicPen1.hap1, whole genome shotgun sequence encodes:
- the Prr15 gene encoding proline-rich protein 15 → MADSGGSTSNSSPWWKSLTRKKSKEVTVGAQPHVQPEAEDHTRPYLDRTSSSGENQHSDVLVDTGEPPGSDKLGEEKSGNSRRNLKISRSGRFKEKRKVRATLLPEGDRSPEEEADFPDDPQENKQ, encoded by the coding sequence ATGGCGGACAGTGGCGGCTCCACCAGCAACTCCAGCCCCTGGTGGAAATCTCTAaccaggaagaaaagcaaagaagtcaCCGTGGGAGCACAGCCTCATGTTCAGCCAGAGGCGGAGGATCACACACGGCCTTACTTGGATCGGACTAGCAGCTCTGGAGAGAACCAGCATTCCGATGTCCTTGTGGACACGGGAGAGCCCCCCGGGTCAGATAAATTGGGTGAGGAGAAATCAGGTAACAGCCGGCGTAATTTGAAGATCTCACGCTCTGGCCGATTTAAGGAGAAGAGGAAAGTGCGTGCCACACTGCTTCCCGAAGGAGACAGGTCCCCCGAAGAGGAGGCTGATTTTCCAGATGACCCCCAGGAAAACAAGCAATAG